CTGATTGGGTGCGGGGCCCGCAAGGGTTACCAAGCTCAGTCAAACTCCGAATGCCATAGATTTAGTTCCGGGAGTCAGACAGTGAGTGCTAAGATCCATTGTCGAAAGGGAAACAGCCCAGACCATCAGCTAAGGTCCCCAAGTGTGTGTTAAGTGGGAAAGGATGTGGAGTTGCACAGACAACCAGGATGTTGGCTTAGAAGCAGCCACCATTGAAAGAGTGCGTAATAGCTCACTGGTCGAGTGACTCTGCGCCGAAAATGTAACGGGGCTAAACACACCACCGAAGCTATGGCTTGATGCTTGCATCAGGGGTAGGGGAGCGTTGAATGCGGGTTGAAGGTGTACCGTAAGGAGCGCTGGACTGCATTCAAGTGAGAATGCCGGTATGAGTAACGAAAAGATCTGTGAGAATCAGATCCGCCGAAAGCCTAAGGGTTCCTGAGGAAGGTTCGTCCGCTCAGGGTAAGTCGGGACCTAAGGCGAGGCCGATAGGCGTAGTCGAAGGACAACAGGTCGAAATTCCTGTACCACCGTAATCCGTTATGAGCAATGGGGTGACGCAGTAGGGTAGTGACGCGGACTGATGGATGTCCGTCTAAGCAGTGAGGCTGATGTGTAGGCAAATCCGCACATCATTAAGGCTGGGCTGTGATGGGGAGCGAAAATTGTAGTAGCGAAGGTCATGATCTCAGACTGCCAAGAAAAGCCTCTAGCCAGGAGAAGGTGCCCGTACCGCAAACCGACACAGGTAGGCGAGAAGAGAATTCTAAGGCGCGCGGAAGAACTCTCGTTAAGGAACTCGGCAAAATGACCCCGTAACTTCGGGAGAAGGGGTGCCTCGGTAGGGTGAATAGCCCGAGGGGGCCGCAGTGAAAAGGCCCAAGCGACTGTTTAGCAAAAACACAGGTCTGTGCGAAGCCGCAAGGCGAAGTATACGGGCTGACGCCTGCCCGGTGCTGGAAGGTTAAGGGGAGTGGTAAGCTCGCAAGAGCGAAGCTATGAACCGAAGCCCCAGTAAACGGCGGCCGTAACTATAACGGTCCTAAGGTAGCGAAATTCCTTGTCAGGTAAATTCTGACCCGCACGAATGGCGTAACGACTTGGGCGCTGTCTCAACGAGAGATCCGGTGAAATTTTAATACCTGTGAAGATGCAGGTTACCCGCGACAAGACGGAAAGACCCCATGGAGCTTTACTGCAGCTTGATATTGAATTTGGGTACGATCTGTACAGGATAGGTGGGAGCCGTCGAACTTTGAGCGCCAGCTTGAAGGGAGGCATCCTTGGGATACCACCCTGATCGTATCTAGGTTCTAACTTGGTACCGTAATCCGGTGCGAGGACAGTGTCAGGTGGGCAGTTTGACTGGGGCGGTCGCCTCCTAAAGAGTAACGGAGGCGCCCCAAGGTTCCCTCAGAATGGTTGGAAATCATTCGAAGAGTGCAAAGGCAGAAGGGAGCTTGACTGCGAGACCTACAAGTCGAGCAGGGACGAAAGTCGGGCTTAGTGATCCGGTGGTACCGCATGGAAGGGCCATCGCTCAACGGATAAAAGCTACCCTGGGGATAACAGGCTTATCTCCCCCAAGAGTCCACATCGACGGGGAGGTTTGGCACCTCGATGTCGGCTCATCGCATCCTGGGGCTGAAGTAGGTCCCAAGGGTTGGGCTGTTCGCCCATTAAAGCGGTACGCGAGCTGGGTTCAGAACGTCGTGAGACAGTTCGGTCCCTATCTGTCGTGGGCGTAGGAAATTTGAGAGGAGCTGTCCTTAGTACGAGAGGACCGGGATGGACGTACCGCTGGTGTACCAGTTGTTCCGCCAGGAGCACCGCTGGGTAGCTATGTACGGAAGGGATAAGCGCTGAAAGCATCTAAGCGTGAAGCCCCCCTCAAGATGAGATTTCCCAGTATGTAAGACCCCTTGAAGACGACGAGGTAGATAGGTTGGGGGTGGAAGTGCAGTAATGCATGGAGCTGACCAATACTAATCGGTCGAGGGCTTATCCTAAAATAAAACGCAAATGAGTTTCGGATCCAGTTTTCAGGGTGTAACCTTGAAATTGCGCTTGATATTCCAAATCACTTTGTTGAGATACAGAATAACTTGCGGAGTTTTGCTAAGTGAGTCCATTTATATGGAGAGATACCCAAGTGGCTATAAGGGGACCCTCTGCTAAGGGGTTAGACTGCGAAAGTGGTGCGAGGGTTCGAATCCCTCTCTCTCCGCCATTTAGGACAAGCTAGCGAAATATTATGTTATGGCGGTGTAGCTCAGCTGGCTAGAGCGTACGGTTCATACCCGTGAGGTCGGGGGTTCGATCCCCTCCGCCGCTACCATACATACCCAGGAGGCTTAGCTCAGCTGGGAGAGCATCTGCCTTACAAGCAGAGGGTCGGGGGTTCGATCCCCTCAGCCTCCACCATTGTGCCGGTGTAGCTCAACTGGTAGAGCAACTGACTTGTAATCAGTAGGTTGGGGGTTCAAGTCCTCTCGCCGGCACCATTTTTGAATTTTGAAAAATCCAGGGAACTGTGGTGTAGAGGCCTAACATGCCTGCCTGTCACGCAGGAGATCGCGGGTTCGAATCCCGTCAGTTCCGCCATTTTTCAATTCAATAGTTTTACCGTACTAAAGTGGGAAGGGGTATCCCTCCGCACTTTATTTTTTTGTTAATGGATATGGCTCGGTAGCTCAGTCGGTAGAGCAGAGGACTGAAAATCCTCGTGTCGGCGGTTCGATTCCGTCCCGAGCCACCTTTATATGGAGGATTAGCGAAGTGGCCAAACGCATCAGACTGTAAATCTGCTCCCTTACGGGTTCGGTGGTTCGAATCCATCATCCTCCACCAGTTTTACGAGCCATTAGCTCAGTTGGTAGAGCACCTGACTTTTAATCAGGGTGTCGAAGGTTCGAGTCCTTCATGGCTCATCAGAAGTCATCAACTATAGGTTGATGGCTTTTTTTGTATTGTTTTAAGTTATGTTTTTATATAGCTTTTTTATTTTACGGTATCGACAGGTTATAATGAGTTCATTATGTTCGCTTAGTGCTTATTCTATATTCTAAAAAAAAGTGAAGTGGTGATCGCGTGACTCTGGATACAGAATGGATTCAGCAACAGCTTCAGAATATTATTCAAGCGCCTTTTACCATAGTGCCTTGGTGCCCGGAAATGATGGCAGAGGGAGGGACAGCCGATTCAGTTATTCCGGATAGATCGTTTGTCCGTGACAACAAGTTATATTTTCCATTTCGTGCGTCGGCAGGTGAACTGGCTGCATTTGTGGTAGAGGCCAGATATTTGACGGATCGAGAACGGAAACTGGTAGAAGCGCTATTGGGGAACATGGAGCAGGTCTGGCAGAACGGTCCACAATTGTCGGATAACCCGGTTTATAGCGAGGAAGAGCGCATGAATCGTTATGGACAATGGCTTATACAGCAGGCTGCCAATCTAAACAAGGAAGAAGAGGTTCCAGATGAATTGCAGCTTCGTGATTCGCTATCAGCGTGTATGGTTCCGATTTTACTGAATGGCGAGGGAACACAGGAGGGGGCTATTACTTATACCCAGCTCCATCGATTGTTCGCGAGCTATTTTGGAGGGGATGTGCTGCTTACTCCATTGGACAAACAGTCTTGGCTGATTATGGCTAAAAAGGAGCTTTTATTAGGAGCGGACGATGAACGGGATAAAGACACTGAGTCCAGGGATGCAGATTTTACGGAATCGTTGGAGGAGGTTCTCACGGCTTTTAGCTTGGGTCTATATGAGCTTATTGCGAATGAGTGGGTGGGTGTATTCCATTTGGCGGTTTCTAAGCCTTCAATCCCTTTGCAAAGTCTTCCCCAAGAGCTGAATTTGTTATGGGAGACCATACATTTGGGCAAGATTTTTCATGTAACAGAGCACATCCACTTTTCATGGGAGCTTCATTTGGAAAGGCTGTTAAACCGCATTTCCAAGGAACAACGCGTATTATTTTTAGAGCAGGTAATGAAGTCATCTGTCATACTAGAAGACTCAGAAACGATGGCCACATTAGACATCTTTTTTCAACTGGATTGTAATGTGAGTGAGACAGCTAAGCGTCTATATGTGCATCGAAATACGTTGATTTACCGTTTGGACAAGATCAAACAGGAGACTGGATTGGACGTGCGGACGTTTAATGATGCGGTTTTAGTCAAGCTCTATCTTCTATTGTACAAAGTGACAAAAAGGAAATAGCATTTTTGTGCAGTTTGCGAATAGCCATGCTACGGGGACTAGGGTAAGATACAAGTAAGAAATGTATTCGATTTCATAACTTGATCTTAGGGAGGCAAAAGCTATGGCTGGTGTACGTTTAGAGCATATTTTCAAAAAATATCCGGGTGCAGATAAAGCTACGGTTGTTGATGTCAATTTGGACATTCAAGATAAAGAGTTTCTCGTGTTGGTTGGTCCTTCCGGTTGTGGTAAATCTACTACGCTCCGTATGATCGCTGGTCTAGAGGAAATTTCAGACGGTAAATTGTACATTGGAGATCGTGTTGTGAACGACGTGGCTCCAAAGGACCGCGATATCGCGATGGTATTCCAATCCTATGCCTTGTATCCGCATATGAATGTATATCAAAACATGGCTTTTGGTCTGAAACTCCGTAAGGTGAAGAAAGAAGAAATTGACAAACGTGTACGTGAAGCGGCTAAAATCCTTGATATTGAGCATCTGCTGGACCGCAAGCCGAAAGCGTTATCAGGTGGTCAACGCCAGCGTGTTGCCTTGGGACGTGCGATTGTGCGTGACCCGCAAGTGTTCTTGATGGATGAGCCACTGTCCAACTTGGATGCCAAGCTGCGTGGTCAGATGCGTGCGGAAATCACGAAGCTGGCTAAGCGTCTGGAAACGACTGTTATCTACGTAACCCATGACCAGGTCGAAGCCATGACGATGGGTGACCGGATTGTAGTTATGAAGGATGGTATTATCCAACAAGCTGCATCCCCAGATGAACTGTACAACCGTCCAGTGAATCTGTTCGTAGCTGGTTTTATCGGCTCTCCTACGATGAACTTTATCACAGGTAAGCTGGTTGAAAAAGAAGGTGCATTGCATTTTGCTGCG
The Paenibacillus peoriae DNA segment above includes these coding regions:
- a CDS encoding PucR family transcriptional regulator; the encoded protein is MTLDTEWIQQQLQNIIQAPFTIVPWCPEMMAEGGTADSVIPDRSFVRDNKLYFPFRASAGELAAFVVEARYLTDRERKLVEALLGNMEQVWQNGPQLSDNPVYSEEERMNRYGQWLIQQAANLNKEEEVPDELQLRDSLSACMVPILLNGEGTQEGAITYTQLHRLFASYFGGDVLLTPLDKQSWLIMAKKELLLGADDERDKDTESRDADFTESLEEVLTAFSLGLYELIANEWVGVFHLAVSKPSIPLQSLPQELNLLWETIHLGKIFHVTEHIHFSWELHLERLLNRISKEQRVLFLEQVMKSSVILEDSETMATLDIFFQLDCNVSETAKRLYVHRNTLIYRLDKIKQETGLDVRTFNDAVLVKLYLLLYKVTKRK
- a CDS encoding ABC transporter ATP-binding protein encodes the protein MAGVRLEHIFKKYPGADKATVVDVNLDIQDKEFLVLVGPSGCGKSTTLRMIAGLEEISDGKLYIGDRVVNDVAPKDRDIAMVFQSYALYPHMNVYQNMAFGLKLRKVKKEEIDKRVREAAKILDIEHLLDRKPKALSGGQRQRVALGRAIVRDPQVFLMDEPLSNLDAKLRGQMRAEITKLAKRLETTVIYVTHDQVEAMTMGDRIVVMKDGIIQQAASPDELYNRPVNLFVAGFIGSPTMNFITGKLVEKEGALHFAAPGLDLFVPEGKGQILKAKGYIGKEVILGIRPEDIHEEPVFLEASPNTIFTSTVDVTENLGHEMLLYLSGAGNDTIIARVDGRSNTRDGVKAKLAVDMNKVHIFDKESELSVLVGE